A genomic window from Sulfurospirillum multivorans DSM 12446 includes:
- a CDS encoding TonB-dependent receptor plug domain-containing protein yields MKFKIGVALSLITASVLMGETYELGKIEVTSEKDISQNPSVEVVSTETIKESEAKTVVDALQSVPSVYSDYTGARGESKVRVRGFSSTRVPIYIDGIPIYVPYDHNIDLARFKTYDIGEIDVSKGYVSPMYGANTMGGAINLITKKPTKELEGEVGAGVFSGNGYEEYATIGTKQEIYYGLLSVSNMQRDYYKLPSDYDSAGHQEGRKRSNSEYGDKKINIKVGYTPNSTDEYSLNYIAQRGEKEQPWFAMAQGTTTNNAYNRNWDWKDWDKTSYYLITKTAIGEHYLKTRLYYDEFYNKILFKGTPQSGAQDVVSEISEYDDHTFGGIIEGDIKIADNHLLKLSVSQKYDNHKDISSKSPNADLKDESKTLSLGAEYSWQLTDALTWTLGGSYDKNEITKAEYRNSAGTLIAGEFPKYDSDAFNPQTILTFHATKDLMFYGSVSQKSNMPTLKDRYSSKFGDYILNPSLDAERSTTYEVGSDWAFVDDHHAKVALFYTKTKDYIASVSGLTNTDATLGCTGTNCKQMQNFDQEEHKGVELTLDSLWSNQLKSTLSYTYIDAEIEDSKTANAQYTTDTPKHSYYASMTYSPIHSVDITPIIRHEGERYSNVSGSEKSSSYTVADIRVAYRPVKALELAVGIKNLFDEFYYYNNGYPQEGRNYYANVRYSF; encoded by the coding sequence ATGAAATTTAAAATTGGCGTGGCGCTCTCGTTGATCACAGCATCCGTGTTGATGGGTGAGACGTATGAGTTAGGAAAAATAGAGGTAACATCGGAAAAAGATATCAGTCAAAATCCGAGCGTTGAGGTAGTGTCAACGGAAACAATTAAAGAGAGCGAAGCAAAAACGGTTGTTGATGCACTTCAAAGTGTGCCGAGTGTTTATAGCGATTACACAGGGGCTAGAGGTGAGTCAAAAGTGCGTGTGCGTGGCTTTTCGAGTACACGCGTACCTATTTATATCGACGGTATTCCCATTTACGTTCCGTATGATCACAATATCGATTTGGCGCGGTTCAAAACCTATGATATTGGTGAAATAGATGTTTCCAAAGGGTATGTTTCTCCGATGTATGGGGCGAATACAATGGGTGGGGCGATTAACCTTATTACCAAAAAACCGACCAAAGAGCTTGAGGGCGAAGTAGGCGCTGGTGTATTTAGTGGCAATGGCTATGAAGAGTATGCAACCATCGGAACAAAGCAGGAGATTTACTACGGCTTACTCTCCGTTTCAAATATGCAAAGAGATTATTATAAACTTCCAAGCGACTACGATTCAGCAGGGCATCAAGAAGGACGCAAACGTTCCAATTCAGAGTACGGCGACAAAAAAATAAACATCAAAGTCGGCTATACGCCCAATTCGACAGATGAATATTCACTCAATTATATCGCTCAACGAGGTGAGAAAGAACAACCGTGGTTTGCGATGGCACAAGGTACTACAACGAACAACGCGTATAATCGCAACTGGGATTGGAAAGACTGGGATAAGACGAGTTATTATTTGATTACCAAAACGGCTATTGGGGAACATTATCTTAAAACGCGTTTGTATTACGATGAGTTTTACAACAAAATTCTTTTTAAAGGAACACCACAATCTGGGGCGCAAGATGTCGTAAGTGAGATTTCAGAATACGATGATCATACCTTTGGTGGCATTATCGAAGGGGATATTAAAATCGCTGATAACCATCTTTTAAAACTTTCTGTTTCCCAAAAATACGATAATCATAAAGACATCAGCTCAAAATCTCCTAATGCAGATCTTAAAGATGAGAGTAAAACGTTGTCATTAGGCGCTGAATATTCATGGCAACTCACTGACGCACTGACGTGGACATTAGGTGGCAGTTACGATAAAAATGAGATTACCAAAGCGGAGTATCGTAACAGTGCGGGAACACTCATCGCAGGAGAGTTCCCCAAATATGACTCCGATGCTTTCAACCCTCAAACCATTCTGACATTTCATGCGACGAAAGATCTGATGTTTTATGGAAGTGTCTCTCAAAAGAGTAATATGCCAACACTGAAAGATCGTTACTCTTCAAAATTTGGAGATTATATTCTCAATCCTAGCTTGGATGCAGAACGTTCTACGACGTATGAAGTCGGCAGTGACTGGGCATTTGTGGACGATCATCATGCTAAAGTAGCACTTTTTTACACGAAAACAAAAGATTATATTGCGTCAGTGAGTGGTTTAACCAATACCGATGCAACACTGGGGTGTACAGGTACAAACTGTAAACAGATGCAAAATTTCGATCAAGAAGAGCACAAAGGTGTTGAGCTAACACTTGATTCACTATGGAGCAATCAGCTTAAAAGTACGCTCTCTTACACCTATATTGACGCAGAAATTGAAGACAGTAAAACGGCAAATGCTCAATACACGACCGATACACCCAAACACAGCTATTATGCAAGTATGACCTATTCGCCGATTCATTCGGTTGATATTACACCGATTATCAGGCATGAAGGCGAACGCTACTCCAATGTAAGTGGCAGTGAAAAAAGCAGTTCGTATACCGTAGCAGATATTAGAGTTGCGTATAGACCTGTCAAAGCGCTTGAGCTTGCTGTTGGTATTAAAAATCTCTTTGATGAGTTTTACTATTACAACAACGGCTATCCGCAAGAAGGTCGAAACTATTACGCGAACGTACGTTACTCCTTTTAA